A genomic stretch from Erysipelothrix sp. HDW6C includes:
- a CDS encoding nicotinate phosphoribosyltransferase — MTNLTPLLLCDFYKTTHSEQYPQGTEKLVSYFTPRMSRIQDENHLIMFGLQSFLKEYLIDIFNRNFFHRPVAEVVAEYTRMLDNTMGSGAYKIDKIVALHALGYLPLEINALPEGTRVPVQVPMIEISNTHPEFPWLVNSIETLMSCSLWHPMISANVGYTYRKIVDEFYAQSVEETVERSMALGDFSMRGQESLESAIRSSAAFCLSFMKTASVPAIHFLEEYYNCNIESGDVAVGGISTEHSVMCSNFSIDGDEITMLRRLLNEIYPHHSFSMVADSYDYWHFIDTILPKCKQDVLNHDGVLYIRGDSGDPVEIVTETVFRLWDTFGGQTNAKGYKVLDPHIRAIYGDSITPQRARAIYKRLIEQGFSCENVSLGVGSFSMQCVETDGVMQPFTRDTFGIAVKSTYGVVNGREIMIEKKPITDTGNFKKSQKGMCHVFLENGELKVKDGYIETSLPKKDSAYKNVFKDGVLYNEQSLHDIRQRLHKGGF; from the coding sequence ATGACAAATCTAACACCATTATTACTTTGCGATTTTTATAAAACTACCCATTCTGAACAGTATCCACAGGGTACAGAAAAGCTGGTGTCGTACTTTACACCTCGTATGTCACGAATTCAAGATGAAAATCATTTGATTATGTTCGGATTGCAATCATTCTTGAAAGAATATCTTATTGATATTTTCAATCGAAACTTCTTTCATCGACCTGTTGCGGAAGTGGTTGCAGAATACACTCGAATGCTTGATAACACCATGGGAAGTGGCGCCTATAAAATAGATAAAATCGTTGCCTTGCATGCTTTGGGGTATTTACCTTTAGAAATTAACGCACTTCCAGAAGGGACGCGTGTTCCTGTTCAGGTTCCAATGATCGAAATCAGTAATACACACCCTGAATTTCCTTGGTTGGTCAATAGTATCGAAACATTGATGAGTTGTTCGTTGTGGCATCCAATGATTTCCGCAAATGTTGGTTATACTTATCGTAAAATAGTCGATGAATTCTACGCACAATCGGTTGAAGAAACCGTTGAGCGTTCGATGGCGTTGGGCGATTTCTCAATGCGTGGTCAAGAGAGCTTAGAAAGTGCCATCCGGAGTTCGGCTGCGTTTTGTCTTTCATTTATGAAAACCGCTTCCGTTCCTGCGATTCACTTTCTTGAAGAATACTATAATTGCAACATTGAATCTGGAGATGTCGCTGTTGGTGGAATTTCGACAGAACACTCAGTTATGTGTTCGAATTTCTCCATTGATGGTGATGAAATTACGATGCTAAGACGTTTGCTGAACGAAATTTATCCGCACCATTCGTTTTCGATGGTTGCCGATAGCTATGATTATTGGCATTTTATTGACACGATTCTCCCTAAGTGCAAACAGGATGTTCTTAATCATGATGGCGTTCTATATATTAGAGGGGACAGTGGGGATCCGGTTGAAATTGTTACTGAAACGGTTTTTAGATTGTGGGATACATTCGGTGGTCAAACAAATGCCAAAGGATATAAGGTCTTAGATCCACATATCCGTGCAATATACGGTGATAGCATCACACCGCAACGCGCACGTGCAATTTATAAGCGTTTGATTGAACAAGGATTTTCTTGTGAGAATGTATCGCTTGGTGTTGGGAGTTTCTCGATGCAATGTGTTGAAACCGATGGTGTAATGCAACCCTTTACGCGAGATACGTTTGGGATTGCGGTAAAATCAACGTATGGTGTTGTTAATGGCCGTGAAATCATGATTGAAAAGAAACCCATCACAGATACGGGAAACTTTAAGAAATCACAAAAGGGGATGTGCCATGTCTTTTTAGAAAATGGCGAACTAAAAGTCAAAGACGGTTATATTGAAACAAGCCTTCCGAAAAAAGACTCGGCATACAAAAACGTATTTAAAGATGGTGTGCTTTACAATGAACAGTCGCTTCATGATATTCGACAAAGACTTCATAAAGGGGGCTTCTAA
- a CDS encoding ribose-phosphate pyrophosphokinase, protein MITVNGVLIENHSFPDHSLHAKIPTELNNLESAVIRWWYQGDHELMLLLCITRCLQERKAEIIHLEMPYLPHARMDRVEDGNTLFTLKYFCEFINSLNFQSVSVVDPHSLTAITGEASLNRVVVFHPFDVHEKLIAILNQQRNLVVYFPDAGAKKRYESVVKRYNLPVLYGEKRRDWQTGDILGLDIHGEIPEEFSVLMIDDICSYGGTFYHSALALKEKGAGIIDLCVTHCENSVDHGEITNDLIRTIYTLDTLYDETLASADSIVEVLKEQKCYTNDLKQFILI, encoded by the coding sequence ATGATTACAGTAAATGGGGTTCTTATAGAGAATCATTCGTTTCCCGACCATTCTCTTCATGCTAAAATCCCCACAGAACTTAATAACCTTGAATCTGCTGTAATTCGCTGGTGGTATCAAGGTGATCATGAATTAATGCTCTTACTTTGCATCACCCGTTGTTTGCAAGAACGTAAAGCTGAAATTATACATCTGGAGATGCCTTATTTGCCGCACGCCCGTATGGATCGTGTTGAAGATGGAAATACACTATTTACGTTGAAATACTTTTGTGAATTCATCAATAGCCTGAACTTCCAATCCGTGTCTGTGGTTGATCCACATTCATTAACGGCAATCACTGGTGAAGCATCGTTAAATCGTGTTGTTGTCTTTCACCCATTCGATGTTCATGAAAAACTGATTGCAATACTGAATCAGCAGCGTAACTTGGTTGTTTATTTCCCAGATGCTGGTGCGAAGAAACGATATGAATCTGTTGTGAAGCGCTATAACCTCCCCGTACTTTATGGTGAAAAACGACGTGATTGGCAAACAGGAGATATTCTTGGTTTGGACATTCATGGTGAGATTCCTGAAGAGTTCTCCGTCTTAATGATTGATGATATTTGCTCTTATGGTGGTACATTTTATCATTCAGCACTTGCTCTTAAAGAAAAAGGAGCGGGTATTATTGACTTATGTGTGACGCATTGCGAGAACAGTGTTGATCATGGAGAAATTACCAATGACTTGATTCGAACCATCTACACTCTTGATACACTCTACGATGAGACTTTAGCATCTGCTGACTCAATTGTTGAAGTATTGAAAGAGCAAAAATGTTACACAAATGATTTAAAACAATTCATATTAATTTAA
- a CDS encoding cysteine hydrolase family protein: MKKMLFVVDYQNDFVSGTLGTPESKEITSSVKAKISAYRSENYTVIFTQDTHYDDTYFDTQEGRNLPIKHCIKNTWGWQIADGIAVEDAKIIEKETFGIMNLSDYVPSDIDCVEIIGVCTDICVVSNALILKSQRPELLIQVDASCCAGLTPENHTAALTVLASNQVNVL, encoded by the coding sequence ATGAAGAAAATGCTATTTGTCGTTGACTACCAAAATGATTTTGTTTCTGGAACATTGGGGACACCGGAATCAAAGGAAATTACTTCATCAGTTAAAGCGAAAATTTCTGCTTATCGAAGCGAAAATTATACTGTGATTTTCACGCAGGACACGCATTATGATGATACGTACTTTGACACGCAAGAAGGGCGAAACCTGCCAATCAAACATTGTATAAAAAACACATGGGGATGGCAGATTGCTGACGGCATTGCGGTGGAAGATGCAAAGATAATTGAAAAGGAAACATTCGGCATTATGAATTTATCTGATTATGTTCCATCTGATATTGATTGTGTTGAGATTATTGGTGTTTGTACAGATATCTGTGTGGTATCAAATGCCTTAATCTTAAAATCGCAAAGACCCGAACTTCTTATTCAAGTAGATGCTTCTTGTTGTGCAGGTTTGACACCAGAAAATCATACAGCAGCATTGACAGTCTTGGCATCTAATCAGGTCAATGTCTTATGA
- a CDS encoding DNA alkylation repair protein: MTANIEATIREVSDAVVIVNNGFKPMKDVAQDLLDEHNHEFIAFLADALYASEHHQVRMVAVFLYGSLANESETVLRYLKEVVSQDVNWRVQEILAMAFDQFCSDRTYVLAIPTIEEWLNSNIANVRRAVTEGLRVWTSRPYFKDNPQIAVAYLSKMRSDSSEYVRKSVGNALRDISKKHAELIISEVRTWDLTDESVRHVYKHVNRNNLIA; this comes from the coding sequence ATGACAGCGAATATTGAGGCGACAATTCGCGAAGTGAGTGATGCGGTTGTTATTGTAAACAATGGGTTTAAACCGATGAAAGATGTCGCTCAAGATTTGTTGGATGAACACAACCATGAGTTCATAGCTTTCCTTGCGGATGCACTTTACGCATCAGAACACCATCAAGTTCGCATGGTTGCTGTTTTCTTATATGGGTCCCTGGCAAATGAAAGCGAAACGGTGTTAAGGTACTTAAAAGAGGTTGTTTCCCAAGATGTGAATTGGCGTGTTCAAGAGATTCTTGCCATGGCTTTTGATCAATTCTGTTCGGATAGAACCTATGTATTGGCAATCCCAACGATTGAAGAATGGTTGAATTCAAATATTGCGAATGTACGCCGCGCTGTAACAGAGGGGCTTCGCGTATGGACGTCTAGACCCTATTTTAAAGACAATCCGCAAATTGCGGTTGCATACTTGTCGAAGATGCGAAGTGATTCCAGTGAGTATGTGCGAAAATCGGTGGGCAATGCATTACGCGATATTAGCAAGAAACATGCCGAGTTAATAATTTCCGAAGTTCGGACATGGGATTTAACGGATGAAAGTGTTCGACACGTATACAAGCATGTTAATCGAAACAATCTAATTGCATAG
- a CDS encoding APC family permease, which produces MSKAVKMGFWSIVLLTINSIIGSGIFLTPGGVVKSSGKLAPLVYLCAAAFAACLAITFAAASKYVSKGGAAYAYAKAGFGDKVGLYVGVTRFFSAAIAWGVMATAVVRTTFSIFGVDPSNGAITIGFLVLMLILLIVNMVGTKILTLISNLSTIGKMVALGITIVAGGWILISTGQNHFNEINNLVASGEIPQMNPSLFVMSVVSAFYAFTGFESIASGSQDMEKPEVNLPRAIPLGVGIIAVFYIGIVLVSMMLNPEALALSKEVVVLAAVFDQPLIKGLIIIGALVSMFGINVAASFHTPRVIEAMAQEKQFPAIFAKRLENGFPLIAFMLTATLAIAVPIAFDYQMSSIMVISAISRFVQFIIVPLAVILFYLGKSKEPVLNAVKSKFTDFVFPILSIILTVVLLMMFDWAGQFTTDGNINVLAILAMIVGYVVIPFAVFVYDSQTKKSLS; this is translated from the coding sequence ATGTCTAAAGCAGTTAAAATGGGATTTTGGTCAATTGTTCTACTGACGATTAATTCGATTATTGGATCAGGGATTTTTCTTACACCCGGAGGTGTTGTTAAATCATCAGGGAAACTTGCACCGCTTGTTTATCTTTGCGCCGCTGCGTTTGCCGCGTGTCTTGCAATAACATTTGCGGCGGCATCTAAATATGTTTCCAAAGGGGGAGCCGCCTATGCCTATGCTAAGGCTGGTTTTGGAGACAAAGTCGGCCTTTATGTTGGGGTCACGCGATTTTTCTCAGCTGCAATTGCTTGGGGTGTCATGGCAACTGCGGTAGTTCGTACGACATTCAGTATTTTTGGTGTTGACCCCTCTAATGGTGCGATAACGATTGGTTTTTTGGTCTTGATGCTTATTCTTCTCATTGTGAATATGGTCGGAACTAAAATACTCACATTAATTTCAAACCTCTCGACGATTGGAAAAATGGTTGCTTTAGGAATCACAATTGTTGCCGGCGGATGGATTTTAATTTCTACCGGTCAAAACCATTTCAATGAAATCAACAATCTTGTTGCTTCTGGAGAAATACCACAAATGAATCCATCACTTTTTGTCATGAGTGTTGTCTCGGCGTTTTATGCTTTTACAGGATTTGAAAGTATTGCGAGTGGATCACAAGACATGGAAAAACCAGAAGTTAATTTGCCACGTGCAATTCCACTGGGAGTTGGTATAATTGCTGTTTTCTATATTGGTATTGTATTGGTTTCCATGATGTTAAACCCAGAAGCGCTCGCACTTTCAAAAGAGGTCGTTGTACTCGCGGCTGTTTTTGACCAACCTCTTATTAAAGGACTCATTATAATTGGTGCACTGGTTTCCATGTTTGGGATCAATGTTGCTGCATCATTTCATACGCCACGTGTTATTGAAGCAATGGCACAGGAAAAGCAATTTCCTGCTATATTTGCCAAGCGTTTAGAGAATGGCTTTCCACTTATTGCCTTTATGCTCACTGCGACGCTTGCAATTGCAGTTCCAATTGCTTTTGATTATCAAATGTCCAGCATTATGGTAATTTCCGCAATATCGCGGTTTGTTCAGTTTATCATTGTGCCATTAGCTGTTATTCTGTTTTACCTTGGGAAGAGCAAAGAACCGGTACTTAATGCTGTAAAGAGCAAATTTACAGACTTTGTATTTCCGATTCTGTCAATTATCCTAACCGTGGTATTGCTGATGATGTTTGACTGGGCTGGGCAATTCACCACAGATGGAAATATTAATGTATTAGCCATTCTTGCGATGATTGTCGGCTATGTTGTCATTCCGTTTGCTGTCTTTGTTTACGATTCTCAAACAAAGAAATCATTATCATGA
- a CDS encoding gamma-glutamyl-gamma-aminobutyrate hydrolase family protein → MKPRIGISTSVITDASGAFAGYDRTYVNKDYVDAVIRNGAIPIMIPFNTDPSVIEAQLEGVDALILSGGHDVWPLNYQQQPQQRLGTVFPERDLFELTLLKYAVSYNIPVLGICRGLQIMNVFFGGSLHQDLSYMDGAANILKHDQGSGPTLLTHTVRFKENSMLYKLLGDDLLVNSFHHQTLKQLGDGLIAVGHADDGVIEAVEHESLLIYGVQWHPEMLSATEKAMNAIFKQLVKWAGERHV, encoded by the coding sequence ATGAAGCCAAGAATTGGAATTTCGACAAGTGTCATTACGGATGCAAGTGGTGCGTTTGCAGGTTATGATCGTACTTATGTGAATAAAGACTATGTGGATGCAGTGATTCGCAATGGAGCGATCCCAATAATGATTCCATTCAACACTGACCCATCGGTTATCGAAGCACAACTCGAAGGGGTGGACGCGCTTATTTTATCAGGGGGTCATGATGTGTGGCCGCTTAATTATCAACAACAACCACAACAACGTTTGGGAACCGTTTTTCCAGAACGTGATTTGTTTGAATTAACACTTTTGAAGTATGCAGTATCCTACAACATCCCGGTCCTTGGGATTTGTCGAGGGTTGCAAATCATGAATGTATTCTTTGGTGGTAGCCTTCATCAAGATTTATCATACATGGATGGTGCTGCGAATATTCTCAAACACGATCAAGGCAGTGGCCCAACTCTATTGACACATACGGTGAGATTTAAGGAGAACTCAATGCTTTATAAACTCTTGGGTGATGATCTCTTGGTTAACTCATTTCATCATCAAACACTGAAACAACTTGGTGATGGGTTGATTGCTGTAGGTCACGCTGATGATGGCGTCATTGAAGCGGTTGAACATGAATCACTCCTGATCTATGGTGTGCAATGGCATCCAGAAATGCTAAGTGCAACGGAAAAGGCAATGAATGCTATTTTTAAACAATTAGTGAAATGGGCAGGTGAGCGTCATGTCTAA
- a CDS encoding cell wall metabolism sensor histidine kinase WalK has product MAFRIWFYFLVLTGIMLLFLWMLQISFIGPYYERNRSQTIQNKVTEIERLLARDDFSNAQKSFSKMLAQENMCGAIYNENGTQIMIGDDIGNSCHIKGLRSDVVKEYMHMADTSPTSDFSIRFNSEIMEQGMYFYGKVATVSDYQYYIFINTPIELLDSTVFVLKRQFGLVALAVFSFATFVTFILSRRLSRPIVSITENADRLAKGDLTVEFNETEYSEVKALSRTLNFATQEFKKTDELRRDLVANVSHDIKTPLTMIKAYAEMIQDISGDNPEMREKHLNVIVDEVNHLERLVNDMLTLSKYESKVFDIKETQFKLVDQVQASINLFQMLNIDFEVRVPDDLEVVADEIKMGQVLYNYINNATKYVGDDNKIIIEASLSHDEVIVSVSDHGPGIEAAVVDHVWDRYYKIDKNYIRNTASSGLGLSIVKAICDATGSRCWVESKVGRGSSFYYTLKQVQQQTPLGRNKRAKKSVRKVEKI; this is encoded by the coding sequence ATGGCTTTTAGAATATGGTTCTATTTTTTGGTACTCACAGGAATAATGCTTTTATTCCTGTGGATGCTTCAAATTTCTTTCATTGGACCGTATTATGAACGTAACCGATCACAAACAATCCAGAATAAGGTTACAGAAATTGAACGTCTCCTAGCCCGAGACGATTTTTCTAATGCGCAAAAATCGTTTTCTAAGATGCTTGCTCAAGAAAACATGTGTGGTGCTATTTATAATGAAAATGGCACTCAAATTATGATCGGTGATGATATTGGGAACAGCTGCCATATTAAGGGTTTGCGCTCTGATGTCGTCAAAGAATATATGCACATGGCCGATACATCACCAACAAGTGATTTCTCAATTCGCTTTAACAGTGAAATCATGGAGCAGGGAATGTATTTTTATGGAAAAGTAGCCACTGTTTCAGATTATCAATATTACATATTCATCAATACACCAATTGAATTGTTGGATTCGACAGTATTTGTGCTCAAACGTCAGTTTGGCTTGGTGGCTCTTGCAGTGTTTTCTTTCGCAACCTTTGTGACATTCATTCTCTCACGACGTCTCTCACGTCCTATTGTAAGTATCACGGAGAATGCCGACCGTTTGGCAAAAGGTGACTTAACTGTTGAGTTTAATGAAACAGAGTACAGTGAGGTCAAGGCACTTTCACGCACACTCAACTTTGCAACCCAAGAGTTCAAAAAAACCGACGAGTTACGTCGCGACTTGGTTGCAAATGTCAGTCATGATATTAAAACACCACTCACCATGATTAAAGCGTATGCGGAGATGATTCAAGATATTTCAGGTGATAATCCAGAGATGCGAGAAAAACATCTCAATGTTATCGTCGACGAAGTCAATCATTTAGAACGCTTGGTCAATGATATGCTCACATTATCGAAGTATGAATCAAAAGTATTTGATATTAAAGAAACTCAGTTCAAGCTCGTTGATCAAGTGCAAGCGTCGATTAATTTGTTTCAAATGCTCAATATTGACTTTGAGGTTAGGGTTCCGGATGATCTTGAAGTGGTTGCAGATGAAATAAAGATGGGGCAAGTGCTCTATAACTATATAAATAACGCGACAAAATACGTGGGTGATGATAATAAAATCATTATTGAAGCATCCTTAAGTCATGATGAAGTTATTGTATCTGTAAGTGATCATGGACCGGGAATTGAGGCTGCGGTTGTTGATCATGTTTGGGACCGTTACTACAAAATTGATAAGAACTACATCCGAAACACAGCGAGTTCGGGTTTGGGGTTATCAATTGTTAAAGCGATTTGTGATGCGACGGGCTCACGCTGTTGGGTTGAATCTAAGGTTGGTCGTGGCTCAAGTTTCTACTATACTTTAAAACAAGTGCAACAACAGACGCCGTTGGGTCGTAATAAGCGTGCAAAGAAATCAGTACGCAAAGTTGAAAAAATATAG
- a CDS encoding response regulator transcription factor, translating into MIKFLIVDDEEKIREVAKEYAKASGLVCDEASDGAEAIEMIKEDDYDVVVLDIMMPNLDGFTACREIKKIKDVPIIMLSARQEEFDKLLGFELGIDDYVTKPFSPRELMARIKAVAERAKGLKHSVYTYGGLEVDITGRNLVVDGERINVTPKEFDLLVFLIQHKDQALSRDVLLDKVWNYNYYGDYRTVDTHIKMLRQNLGPYRDYIVTVRGTGYKFEVLN; encoded by the coding sequence ATGATAAAATTTTTAATTGTAGATGATGAAGAAAAAATCCGCGAGGTTGCCAAAGAGTATGCGAAAGCTTCGGGTTTGGTATGTGATGAAGCATCAGATGGTGCAGAAGCAATTGAAATGATTAAGGAAGATGACTATGATGTTGTTGTTCTCGATATTATGATGCCTAATTTGGATGGGTTCACAGCATGTCGTGAAATTAAGAAAATAAAAGATGTCCCCATTATTATGCTTTCAGCACGCCAAGAAGAATTCGATAAACTGCTCGGATTCGAATTGGGAATAGACGACTATGTCACAAAACCGTTTTCACCACGAGAACTCATGGCGAGAATCAAAGCTGTTGCAGAACGTGCAAAAGGGTTGAAGCACTCTGTCTACACTTATGGTGGGCTTGAAGTTGATATCACAGGTCGAAATTTAGTTGTTGACGGTGAACGCATCAACGTCACACCCAAAGAGTTTGATTTGCTTGTCTTCTTAATTCAACACAAGGATCAAGCGTTATCCCGTGATGTTTTACTCGATAAGGTTTGGAATTACAATTATTATGGCGATTACCGTACCGTGGATACGCACATCAAAATGTTACGTCAAAACTTGGGACCTTACCGTGATTACATTGTAACGGTACGTGGAACGGGTTATAAGTTTGAAGTCCTCAACTAA
- the dnaE gene encoding DNA polymerase III subunit alpha — MIHLSVRSSYSLLNGLMSIDDIVGLAKENNMSAVALTDHHVLFGALNFQKACEKQGIKPIFGLEVTIDVEDGHYTSLLLAKNNAGYQGLMHLAYQLSVRKSITLEDILVYNRNLIFIAYSEDGPFESDLLKDNLEAVAENIRSLKERFPSFYVGISHQESSFFHTSNAKLDELARFNDVETVAVPKVYYREQGDEEAFRVVQAIDRGTYLEDKTLVSAPNRFFYTPEAMANMYHERQLKLTEDIAAMCSVDVFAITTRLPHFITNQDVDNATYLSKLSEFGLKKRLGDALSDGYTKRLNYELSVINNMNFTDYFLIVYDIIRYAKKESIYVGPGRGSAAGSLVAYSLGITEIDPIAYDLIFERFLNPERISMPDIDIDFPDDKRHLVIEYVKHKYGDDHVANIVTFGTLRARQAFRDVGRVLQIPIRSVDTGAKLISASYLSENYENVPKFRTFINAEKSHQRCYQLALKVEGLMRHASVHAAGVVLSSTSLQDVVPILKMDEETQVTQYDMVHLEEIGLVKIDFLGLRNLTIIDNISKQINQTKPFNIMKIPLDDTKTFELLSQAETVGVFQLESDGMKALLRKLKPNRFMDIVDTIALYRPGPMENIPMYLSLREHPEQVTYLHPKLKEITESTHGILVYQEQIMQVAQIMAGFTLGKADILRKAMGKKNAKELDSLRDDFIAGCINNGHSEKLAVELFDLVQKFANYGFNKSHSVAYGLIAYQLAYLKANYSHMFYTYLLTSVLGSDVKTRQYIDECRRRNVLLMSPNLELSQAIYTLEGVKIRLPFTLIKGITTATSTMIVSEREKNGSYVSFNDAISRLNLIGIKKAQFESLIKGGAFDYFGYNRLAMLASLEEAIRYANIIKVDRGDEKYLNYGLISEPLFTEVTDNQRTSLNFEKEMLGFYFTEHPVVALKQKHDTDSIVNVVPRDKYYRVIAMVETVKNHRAKNGKMMAFLGISDDTGTMDAVVFPDLYDKVKDILSVGSLVLIKGNIRDKESIIVQDIVKFENN; from the coding sequence GTGATACATCTAAGTGTTCGAAGTTCCTATTCATTGCTGAATGGACTTATGTCAATCGATGACATTGTTGGATTGGCCAAAGAAAACAATATGTCTGCGGTTGCTCTTACCGATCATCATGTTTTGTTTGGTGCCCTAAATTTTCAAAAAGCATGCGAGAAGCAGGGTATTAAGCCCATATTTGGACTTGAGGTTACGATTGACGTTGAAGACGGTCATTATACATCACTCCTCTTGGCAAAGAATAACGCAGGATATCAAGGTTTGATGCATCTTGCTTATCAATTGAGTGTTCGCAAATCAATTACCCTTGAAGATATTTTGGTGTACAATCGAAATCTCATTTTTATTGCATATTCTGAGGATGGTCCTTTCGAAAGTGATCTGCTTAAGGATAATCTTGAGGCAGTCGCCGAAAATATTCGGTCATTAAAGGAACGCTTCCCATCATTTTATGTTGGCATCTCGCACCAAGAATCGAGTTTCTTTCACACCAGCAATGCAAAACTGGATGAACTTGCCCGATTTAACGATGTTGAGACTGTCGCAGTTCCCAAAGTCTATTATCGAGAACAAGGGGATGAAGAAGCTTTTCGTGTTGTCCAAGCCATTGATCGTGGTACATATTTAGAGGATAAAACACTTGTGTCCGCTCCCAATCGATTTTTCTACACCCCTGAAGCGATGGCAAACATGTATCATGAACGTCAACTGAAACTCACCGAAGACATTGCGGCCATGTGCTCTGTCGATGTTTTTGCCATTACAACGCGACTCCCTCATTTTATTACAAATCAAGATGTCGATAATGCAACCTATTTAAGCAAGCTCAGTGAATTTGGATTGAAAAAACGACTGGGTGATGCCTTGTCTGATGGTTATACCAAACGATTAAACTATGAATTGTCAGTAATTAACAACATGAATTTTACGGACTATTTCCTTATCGTTTATGATATTATTCGCTACGCAAAGAAAGAGTCAATCTATGTGGGTCCAGGGCGTGGTAGTGCAGCGGGTTCTCTTGTTGCTTATTCATTGGGAATTACTGAGATCGATCCGATTGCCTATGATCTTATCTTTGAGCGCTTCTTGAATCCGGAACGTATTTCGATGCCCGATATTGATATTGACTTCCCCGATGACAAGCGACATCTTGTTATTGAATATGTCAAACACAAATATGGCGATGATCATGTAGCCAACATTGTAACGTTTGGAACACTGCGTGCTCGGCAAGCATTTCGTGACGTCGGACGTGTTTTGCAAATTCCGATTCGAAGTGTTGATACGGGAGCAAAATTGATATCCGCAAGTTATTTATCAGAAAACTATGAGAATGTTCCAAAATTCAGAACCTTTATCAATGCAGAGAAAAGCCACCAACGGTGTTATCAATTGGCACTTAAAGTCGAGGGACTCATGCGCCATGCCTCTGTGCATGCTGCAGGTGTGGTTCTATCATCAACGTCGCTTCAAGATGTTGTGCCGATTTTGAAAATGGATGAGGAAACACAAGTTACCCAATATGACATGGTGCACCTTGAAGAAATCGGACTGGTAAAGATTGACTTCTTAGGATTACGAAATCTGACAATAATTGATAACATATCGAAGCAAATCAATCAGACGAAGCCATTCAATATTATGAAAATCCCATTGGATGACACCAAGACGTTTGAGCTACTTTCTCAGGCAGAAACTGTGGGTGTATTTCAATTGGAGTCCGATGGTATGAAAGCCTTGCTTCGCAAATTGAAGCCCAATCGTTTTATGGATATTGTTGATACCATCGCGCTTTATCGACCAGGACCAATGGAAAATATACCCATGTACCTTAGTTTGCGAGAACATCCAGAGCAGGTAACATACCTTCATCCGAAACTTAAAGAAATTACCGAGAGTACACATGGTATCTTGGTCTATCAAGAACAAATCATGCAAGTTGCTCAGATCATGGCTGGATTTACGCTTGGAAAAGCGGATATCTTACGGAAGGCGATGGGTAAAAAGAATGCAAAAGAGCTCGACAGTCTTCGTGATGATTTTATTGCAGGATGCATCAACAATGGGCATAGCGAGAAACTTGCAGTTGAACTGTTTGATTTAGTACAAAAGTTTGCGAACTATGGGTTCAATAAATCGCATTCGGTTGCCTACGGTTTGATTGCCTACCAACTTGCATACTTAAAAGCAAACTATTCTCATATGTTCTATACATATTTGTTAACCAGTGTTTTGGGAAGTGATGTGAAAACACGTCAATACATTGATGAATGCAGACGTCGTAATGTATTGTTAATGAGTCCCAACCTTGAACTCAGCCAAGCCATCTATACACTTGAAGGTGTGAAGATTCGTTTGCCGTTCACACTTATTAAAGGGATTACGACCGCAACAAGTACGATGATTGTATCGGAACGCGAAAAAAATGGCAGTTATGTTTCATTCAATGATGCGATAAGCAGGCTAAATTTAATCGGTATTAAGAAAGCACAATTCGAATCTTTAATTAAAGGTGGTGCGTTTGATTACTTCGGTTACAACCGTCTGGCCATGCTTGCTTCGTTGGAAGAAGCAATTCGATATGCCAACATCATTAAAGTTGATCGCGGCGATGAAAAGTACTTAAATTATGGTTTGATTAGCGAGCCTTTGTTTACGGAGGTCACAGATAACCAACGGACATCGTTAAATTTTGAGAAAGAAATGTTGGGTTTCTATTTTACAGAGCATCCAGTTGTTGCACTTAAACAAAAACACGATACGGATTCGATTGTGAATGTCGTACCGCGTGATAAATATTATCGTGTTATTGCTATGGTTGAAACTGTGAAGAACCATCGTGCAAAAAACGGTAAAATGATGGCGTTCTTAGGAATCAGTGATGACACTGGGACCATGGATGCAGTTGTATTTCCTGACCTATATGATAAAGTTAAGGATATCTTGTCAGTTGGTTCGCTGGTACTTATAAAAGGAAATATACGCGATAAAGAATCGATTATCGTTCAAGATATTGTCAAGTTTGAAAACAACTAG